The Acinonyx jubatus isolate Ajub_Pintada_27869175 chromosome D2, VMU_Ajub_asm_v1.0, whole genome shotgun sequence genome contains a region encoding:
- the RBP4 gene encoding retinol-binding protein 4: MAWVWALVLLAALGSARAERDCRVSSFRVKENFDKARFSGTWYAMAKKDPEGLFLQDNIVAEFSVDENGQMSATAKGRVRLLNNWDVCADMVGTFTDTEDSAKFKMKYWGVASFLQKGNDDHWIIDTDYDTYAVQYSCRLLNLDGTCADSYSFVFARDPNGLPPDVQKIVRQRQDELCLARQYRLIVHNGYCDGKSEQNIL; this comes from the exons ATGGCGTGGGTGTGGGCGCTGGTGCTTCTGGCCGCGCTGGGCAGCGCCCGGGCGGAACGCGACTGCCGGGTGAGCAGCTTCCGAGTGAAGGAGAACTTCGACAAGGCTCGG TTCTCCGGGACCTGGTACGCCATGGCCAAGAAGGACCCCGAGGGCCTCTTTCTGCAGGACAACATCGTCGCCGAGTTCTCTGTGGATGAGAATGGCCAGATGAGCGCCACGGCCAAGGGCCGAGTCCGTCTTTTGAA TAATTGGGACGTGTGCGCAGACATGGTGGGCACCTTCACAGACACTGAGGACTCTGCTAAGTTCAAGATGAAGTATTGGGGCGTAGCGTCCTTTCTCCAGAAAGGAA atgatGACCACTGGATCATCGACACCGACTATGACACCTACGCGGTGCAGTACTCCTGCCGTCTCCTGAACCTTGACGGCACCTGCGCTGACAGCTACTCCTTTGTGTTTGCCCGCGACCCCAACGGCCTTCCCCCGGACGTGCAGAAAATCGTGCGGCAGAGACAGGATGAGCTGTGCCTGGCCAGGCAGTACAGGCTGATCGTTCACAATG gtTACTGTGATGGCAAATCAGAACAAAAcattttgtag